The genome window GACCGGGGAACTGCCGCGAGTTTAGCACACCGGGGCTGCAGCGACCGCGACCATTTCCCTCGCGGCCTCCGTGGTCTAACCTACCCTAACCACGCGCAGCGAGGTCCGGCATGACCACCAACCGCCTCAAGTTCGGCATCTTCATGGCCCCCTTCCACCGCGCGGGCGAGAACCCGACGCTGGCGCTCGAGCGCGACCTCCAGCTCATAGAGCACCTCGACCGCCTGGGCTTCGAGGAGGCCTGGATCGGCGAGCACCACAGCGCCGGCTGGGAGATCATCGCCGACCCGGCGATCTTCATCGCGGCCGCCGCCGCCCGCACCAGGCACATCAAGCTCGGCACCGGCGTCACCAGCCTGCCCTACCACCACCCCCTCATGGTCGCCGACCGCATGGTCATGCTCGACCACCTGACGCGGGGCAGGGCGATGCTCGGCGTCGGCCCCGGCGCCCTGACCTCGGACGCCTACATGATGGGCATCGAGGCCACGACCCAGCGCCCCCGCATGGACGAAGCCCTCGCCGCGATCATGGCGCTTCTCCGCGGCGAGGTCGTGAACATGCACACGGACTGGTTTACGCTCAGGGAAGCCCGCCTCCAGATCGCGAACTACACCGAGCCCCACCTGCCGGTCGCCGTTGCCGCTTCCTTCTCACCCGCCGGGCCCACTGCTGCCGGCAAGTACGGCATCGGGCTCCTTTCCGTCGCCACCCACCAGCCCGGCGGCCTGGAGGCCCTGAAGCGCACCTGGTCCTGGGTAGAGGAAGCGTACGAGAAGGCCGCCGAGGAGAGCGCGGGCAGCAAGCGCCGCGCCTCCCGGCGCAGGAACGGCGCCGCCCCGGGACCAACGCCATTCGTCCCGCCGCCTCCCAACCGCGCGGACTGGCGCATTGTCATGCCCTTCCACCTCGCGGACTCGCGCGACGAAGCCATCGAGCAGGTCAAGGACGGCTACATGGCCTACGCCCAGTCCTACTTCGCCGAGACCCTGGGCAGGCCGATGGTAGCCGCGGGCCAGGGGCTTCCCACACCGCGCGAAGCCGTCGAGGCCGTCATCGCCCGCGGCGGCGCCATCATCGGCACGCCGGACGATGCCGTCGAGGCCGTTGAACGCTTGCTGGACATGTCGGGCGGCTTCGGCGGCATCATGTTCCAGGCCCACGAGTGGGCTTCGACCCCGAACACCCTGCGCAGCTTCGAGCTCTGGGCAAGGTACGTAGCCCCGCGCTTCCAGGCTCAGACACGCACCCTGGAGAACCGCGACTGGGTCGCCGCCAACCGGGCCACGATCTTTGCCGAGAACACCCAGGCGATCGCCAACGCCTTCACCGACGCCGGCAAGGAGCTGCCTTCGCTCATGCAGCAGCGCCTCGCCCAGCGCCGCCCTGGCATCCTCTGAGAGGACGCCTTCTCCCGTTCTCGGTCGCCAGCGCCGCAAGCTGGGCGTCTGCGGTCAGGTTCCCTGCCGTCCCCAGAGGCGGGCAAAGACCTTCACCTGCTCCAGGACATCCGGTCCCAGGGTGACGGTATCAAGATGCCAACCGTTATCGGGCAGCCCGCCGATCTGCGACAATCCTTCAAACCGCGCGAAAGAGGGGGAACTTGACCCGTCCCGACCTCGACTCCCTGAAGGACGAAGCCTGTCGCGCCGTCGACCGCCTGCGCGATGACATCGTCTCGATAAGCCACCACATCTGGGACAACCCGGAGCTTGGCCTGCAGGAGCACCGCGCCGCCGCGCTCCTCTGCGAGCGCCTCGAGGCCGATGGCATCGAGGTTCGCCGCGGCATAGCGGGCCTGGCCACGGCCTTCCGCGCCGATTTCGGCCGCCCCGGCCCCATCGTCTCGATCATGGCGGAGTACGACGCCCTCCCTGGGGTCGGGCACGGCTGCGGCCACAACATCATCGCTGCCGGCTCGCTTGGCGCCGCCCTTGCCCTCGCCTCCCTGGGCGCGCGTCTCCCCGGCAGCGTCCGCCTCCTGGGCACGCCGGCCGAGGAGTCCGCCGTCGAGGGCGCCGGCGGCAAGGCCCCTATCCTCCGCGACGGCCACCTCCAGGGTGTCGATGCCGCCATCATGATCCACCCCGGCTCTCGCACCCGCCCCGCGACGCGCCCCTCGCTGGCGGCGCGGGCGCTCAAGGTCGAGTTCTTCGGCAAGGCCTCGCACGCCGCCTCGGCGCCGCACCTCGGTATCAACGCCCTCGACGCCGTCATCCAGACCTTTAACGCCATCAACGCCCTGCGCCAGCAGGTACAGGCGGACGCCCGCATACACGGCGTGATCACGCACGGCGGCGAGACCCCGAACGTCATTCCCGCTTACGCTGCCGCCCGCATCCGCGTCCGCGCCAACCAGGCGGCCTACCTGAAGGACCTGTACGAGCGCGTCCTGGCCTGCGCCGAGGGCGCCGCCAGGGCCACCGGCGCCCGCCTCGAGTGGAGCGAGGACGTCTACCCCTACCACAACACGGTCCCGAACGGCCCCATCTCCCTCGCCCTGGAGGCCAACCTGCGCCACCTCGGCCTCAGCATCGACGACCTCGAGGAGGGCGCCGGCACCGGCAGCACCGACTTCGGCAACGTCTCGCACTACCTCCCCGCGGGCTTCGCCTACCTCGCGATCGCGCCCGCCGGCACCGCCAGCCACTCCGTCGAGATGCGCGAGGCCGCCGGGTCGCCCGCCGGCGACGCAGCCTGCCTCAACGGCGCCAAGCTCCTGGCGATGACGGCCCTCGACCTTATGGCCGACGATGACCTCCTCCGGCGCGCCCGAGAAGAGTTCGAGCACGCCGAGCGCCTCGCGGAGCCGTGGTAGCAACTCCCCGCTCCTCCCCGGGTGTATAGGATGTCCTGGTCCCCGCGCGCGGCTTCGTTGACAGGCGCAAGCCGCAGACGTACCGTGATTGAACCGTACTGGATTTATTACTGCGGCCGGCGGGGCGAATGATCTATCTAGACAACGCTGCGACCACGCCTCTGCACCCAAGGGCGCTCGAGGCGATGATGCCCTACCTCACCGAGAGCTTCGGCAATCCCTCCGCCACCTACGCCCTCGCCCGCAAGGCCAGCAAGGCAATCGACGACGCCCGCAGGACTGTCGCCGCCGTCCTCAACGCCAGGCCTTCGGACATCGTTTTCACCAGCGGCGGCACCGAATCGATCAACACCGCCCTCAAGGGCGTCGCCTTCGCCCAGAAGAAGGCGCGCGCCGGCAACCACGTCGTCACGACCACGGTCGAGCACCACGCCGTCCACCACTCCTGCAACTACCTCGAGCAGTTCGGCTTCGAGGTCACCTATGTCCCCGTCGACAGCTACGGCTGCGTCGACCCTGATGACGTCGCCCGGGCGGTCACGGAGCGCACTGTCCTCGTTTCCGTGATGCTGGCGAACAACGAGGTCGGCACCATCGAGCCTATCCCCGAAATCGCCGCCGCCGTGGGCGAGCGCGGCCGTGCCCTGCGCAAGCGCATCCCCCTGCATACCGATGCCGTGCAGGCCCCGGGAGCGCTGGAACTGGACGTCGACCGTCTCGGCGTCGACCTCCTGAGCCTCTCCGGACACAAGTTTGGCGGGCCCAAGGGCACCGGCATCCTCTACCTGCGGCGCGGCACGCCCTTCGTCTCCCAGATGTCCGGCGGGGGCCAGGAGCGCCAGCGCCGCGCCGGTACCGAGAATGTCGCCGGCATTGTCGGCCAGGCCGTCGCCCTGGAGGCCGCCGAGTCCGAACGAGAGGCGCACTCGAGGGACGTCGCCGCCCTCCGCGATTTCCTGATCGAGTCGGTGCTGCGGTCCGTGCCCGACAGCCGCCTCAACGGCTGCCCCGACGAGCGCCTGCCGAACAACGTCAACATCAGCTTCCGCGGCGTCCGCGGCGACGAACTGGTGCTGGCGCTGGACAAGAAGGGCATCGCCGCCAGCGCCGGCGCCGCCTGCGGCTCTTCGACCTGGGAGCCGTCGCACGTCCTGTTGGCGATGGGCGCCTCGATGCCGGAGGCCGTCGGCGCCCTGCGCCTCACCCTCTCGGCCGCGACCACGCGCGCCGAAGTCGAAGCCGTCGCCGCCGTCCTCCCCGGCCTGGTCGCCTCGCTGCGCGAGGGCCTCACTGCCCGCGCCGTCTGAGCGCCGGCTGTATCGCCGCGCCCTCCGCCCACTATCATCCGATCATGGCAGCGAAGCCGCCTGACTGGGTGGTCGCCGGCCTCGGCAACCCGGGCGAAAAGTACGCCGGCCACCGGCACAACGTCGGCGCCTGGTGCATCGAACGCCTCGCCCGCCGCCACCGGGCGCGTCTGCGAGGCGTGAAGGGCGGCCAGGGCGCGACCGTCACCATCGGCCCCGACCGCGTCCTGCTCTTCCGGCCGAACTCCTGGGTGAACATCAGCGGCGACGTCATCGCGCCGCTCCTGAAGCGCCTCCGGCTACCCGTCGAGCGCCTCATCGTCGTCTACGACGAGCTCGACCTCCCCGAGGGCCGCATCCGCATCCGCCAGCGAGGCAGCGACGGCGGCCACAACGGTCTCAAGTCCATAATCGCCGCCACGGGCTCGGGCGGCTTTGGCCGCGTGCGCATCGGCATCGGCCGGCCGCACGTGGACGGCAAGCCGTCCTGGGACCCCGAAGTCGTTGCCCGCCACGTCCTCTCCAACCCTGCCGGAGCGTCGCGCGACGTGCTCGATGCGGCGGTGGACCGCGCCTGCGAGGCCGTCGAGGCCATCGTGCGCGAGGGCTATGACCGCGCCATGAACCGCTACAACTCGGCCGAAGGAAACGACGACGCCCCGGCGCCGCCGCCAGCCCCGGCCGCCGACGCCGCCCTCAGTCCCTGACCCCGAGCCGGCCGGGCGTCAAACCCAGCACCGCGCGCGTCAGCACGCGAGCCGGATCACGGCCCGAGTCCGTCCGCGGCATCGAGCCGCCACTGCCAACCTCGGAGATACGCGCGATCCTGGCGCTAGTCCTCCCGCAGCCGCTGCCACTGCCAGAGCCGTGACAGGGCAAGTGCCGCGCGGCGCATGCTGGGGAACATCGCGATGCCGGAGGCCGCTGCCGCCCTCTGCAAGGCATCGAAGCTCGCGAAGCCGGCCGCGTTCGTCGGCGTGTCACTGACGAGCACCACGGGCTTCGCCGACTCCTTCTGCACCTCGACCAGCATTTCGACCTGGCGGCGCGCCATCTCCTCCGGGTCCCGGCGCTCCTCCGGCGGCCCCGGCGGGCGCGGGCCAGGCCCGCCGCCCCAACCCCCCGCATACAGCACGAAGTCGATGTTTGGCGCCGAAGCGCAGATCTTCAGCGTGCGCGCCTGCTGTTCCGGGCCGGCTCCCATCGCCGCATCGATCGGGTTGCGCACGCTCGTGCCGGCCACGGGCACGTACTCCATCATCAACCGCTGCGTCTCCGGAGGCAGGTGCGGCACACCCAGCCCCTCAGCGTTCACGTCGTCCGCGGAGAGCACGCTGCGCCCGCCTCCCCCGACGATGATGCAGGCGTTCGGACCAGATAGCTTCTTCACCCGCTCGAAGGCGATCACCATGTCGACCAGCTCGTCCATGCCCTCCACGCGCACGGCGCCCGCCTGGCGGCACAGCGCATCGAACACCCGGATCGGGCCGGCCAGGCTCGCGGTGTGCGACCGCGTCGCCCGCCCCCCGGCCTCCGTGCGGCCGCCCTTTAGGATCGCCACGGGCTTGCGCGCGGCGCACTTCTTCAGC of Dehalococcoidia bacterium contains these proteins:
- the pth gene encoding aminoacyl-tRNA hydrolase → MAAKPPDWVVAGLGNPGEKYAGHRHNVGAWCIERLARRHRARLRGVKGGQGATVTIGPDRVLLFRPNSWVNISGDVIAPLLKRLRLPVERLIVVYDELDLPEGRIRIRQRGSDGGHNGLKSIIAATGSGGFGRVRIGIGRPHVDGKPSWDPEVVARHVLSNPAGASRDVLDAAVDRACEAVEAIVREGYDRAMNRYNSAEGNDDAPAPPPAPAADAALSP
- a CDS encoding CoA-binding protein, whose amino-acid sequence is MASQHPLEYIFHPRHVAIAGASTGGGMGGGFLPSIIEMGFKGPIYPVNPRYDEIQGLKCYPSLRDVPTDVDYVISSVPAAVVPQLVEDCAAKNVKVIHFFTAGFSETGDEERAELEQAVIERTKQLGIRVIGPNCMGLYVPDVGLSFMGGFPKEKGRVGLLSQSGANASQFINAGAARGLRYSKVVSYGNAADLCDADFFDYMAEDDETDIVASYLEGVRGGRRFVAALKKCAARKPVAILKGGRTEAGGRATRSHTASLAGPIRVFDALCRQAGAVRVEGMDELVDMVIAFERVKKLSGPNACIIVGGGGRSVLSADDVNAEGLGVPHLPPETQRLMMEYVPVAGTSVRNPIDAAMGAGPEQQARTLKICASAPNIDFVLYAGGWGGGPGPRPPGPPEERRDPEEMARRQVEMLVEVQKESAKPVVLVSDTPTNAAGFASFDALQRAAAASGIAMFPSMRRAALALSRLWQWQRLRED
- a CDS encoding cysteine desulfurase family protein, producing MIYLDNAATTPLHPRALEAMMPYLTESFGNPSATYALARKASKAIDDARRTVAAVLNARPSDIVFTSGGTESINTALKGVAFAQKKARAGNHVVTTTVEHHAVHHSCNYLEQFGFEVTYVPVDSYGCVDPDDVARAVTERTVLVSVMLANNEVGTIEPIPEIAAAVGERGRALRKRIPLHTDAVQAPGALELDVDRLGVDLLSLSGHKFGGPKGTGILYLRRGTPFVSQMSGGGQERQRRAGTENVAGIVGQAVALEAAESEREAHSRDVAALRDFLIESVLRSVPDSRLNGCPDERLPNNVNISFRGVRGDELVLALDKKGIAASAGAACGSSTWEPSHVLLAMGASMPEAVGALRLTLSAATTRAEVEAVAAVLPGLVASLREGLTARAV
- a CDS encoding LLM class flavin-dependent oxidoreductase; this encodes MTTNRLKFGIFMAPFHRAGENPTLALERDLQLIEHLDRLGFEEAWIGEHHSAGWEIIADPAIFIAAAAARTRHIKLGTGVTSLPYHHPLMVADRMVMLDHLTRGRAMLGVGPGALTSDAYMMGIEATTQRPRMDEALAAIMALLRGEVVNMHTDWFTLREARLQIANYTEPHLPVAVAASFSPAGPTAAGKYGIGLLSVATHQPGGLEALKRTWSWVEEAYEKAAEESAGSKRRASRRRNGAAPGPTPFVPPPPNRADWRIVMPFHLADSRDEAIEQVKDGYMAYAQSYFAETLGRPMVAAGQGLPTPREAVEAVIARGGAIIGTPDDAVEAVERLLDMSGGFGGIMFQAHEWASTPNTLRSFELWARYVAPRFQAQTRTLENRDWVAANRATIFAENTQAIANAFTDAGKELPSLMQQRLAQRRPGIL
- a CDS encoding M20 family metallopeptidase; protein product: MTRPDLDSLKDEACRAVDRLRDDIVSISHHIWDNPELGLQEHRAAALLCERLEADGIEVRRGIAGLATAFRADFGRPGPIVSIMAEYDALPGVGHGCGHNIIAAGSLGAALALASLGARLPGSVRLLGTPAEESAVEGAGGKAPILRDGHLQGVDAAIMIHPGSRTRPATRPSLAARALKVEFFGKASHAASAPHLGINALDAVIQTFNAINALRQQVQADARIHGVITHGGETPNVIPAYAAARIRVRANQAAYLKDLYERVLACAEGAARATGARLEWSEDVYPYHNTVPNGPISLALEANLRHLGLSIDDLEEGAGTGSTDFGNVSHYLPAGFAYLAIAPAGTASHSVEMREAAGSPAGDAACLNGAKLLAMTALDLMADDDLLRRAREEFEHAERLAEPW